From the Erythrolamprus reginae isolate rEryReg1 chromosome Z, rEryReg1.hap1, whole genome shotgun sequence genome, one window contains:
- the CCDC126 gene encoding coiled-coil domain-containing protein 126 isoform X1 produces the protein MERLLLQTKQLPTLLAASNSQMVQNWDPTTLTRALNRGHSFHQLYSRLRAQPTLRKAFKQQLKKRGLVRLRHLKHCPELLGLALLENPALSSTTRHSLFCSFLIPATGRAEPFINLLARRRAASQLLGFLESPIKRTAGIDQWEGLPVRVQAQMLLSQLQGERDGDGNQDPSSSALLDCLPCSSMLYRVVAAALMEPGWEMEAKVFLLPWLLFGDPARLLSFCRFLSPRCLASLCAHYSELLASYLSFLSALGNCFSYDPLHGKWQTSGLKENEVSWEEMQDRVCCLYQESEPLASAVQTWLRQLKAQDGNFEVQGLSIWTDLLLDMEMPHFERKLNSH, from the coding sequence ATGGAGAGGCTGCTCTTACAAACCAAACAGCTGCCCACCCTTTTGGCAGCTTCCAACTCACAAATGGTACAAAATTGGGATCCCACAACTCTAACACGAGCTCTAAATAGGGGGCACTCCTTTCATCAACTTTACAGCCGTCTTCGAGCTCAACCAACCCTCCGGAAAGCTTTTAAGCAACAGCTAAAAAAAAGAGGTTTAGTCAGGTTAAGACACTTGAAGCACTGCccagaacttctgggtttggcactACTGGAAAATCCAGCATTATCTTCTACCACCCGTCACAGCCTTTTCTGTAGCTTCTTGATCCCAGCAACTGGTAGAGCAGAGCCTTTCATCAATCTATTGGCAAGACGTAGAGCTGCCTCTCAACTTCTTGGTTTCTTGGAATCTCCTATAAAAAGAACAGCTGGTATTGATCAATGGGAAGGACTGCCAGTGAGAGTCCAGGCTCAGATGCTACTTTCACAGCTACAAGGTGAAAGAGATGGTGATGGGAACCAAGATCCATCTTCCTCAGCCTTGTTAGACTGTTTGCCCTGTAGTTCCATGCTGTACAGAGTTGTGGCTGCGGCATTGATGGAACCTGGTTGGGAAATGGAGGCCAAGGTGTTTCTCCTCCCTTGGTTGCTGTTCGGAGACCCAGCTCGTCTCTTGTCCTTCTGCCGCTTTTTGTCTCCAAGATGTTTGGCTTCACTTTGTGCCCATTACTCTGAATTACTTGCTTCCTATTTGAGTTTCCTCTCAGCCTTGGGAAACTGCTTCAGTTATGATCCTCTGCATGGGAAATGGCAAACTAGTGGTCTAAAAGAAAATGAAGTATCTTGGGAGGAAATGCAGGACCGTGTCTGTTGCCTTTACCAGGAGTCAGAGCCTCTGGCCAGTGCAGTCCAGACTTGGCTAAGACAGCTCAAGGCCCAGGATGGGAACTTTGAAGTCCAAGGTCTGAGCATTTGGACTGATCTTTTGCTGGATATGGAGATGCCTCATTTTGAAAGGAAACTTAACTCACATTAA